One window of Paludibacter propionicigenes WB4 genomic DNA carries:
- a CDS encoding sigma 54-interacting transcriptional regulator: protein MNTQKIRISVGEQQIIHYCHGRELDNIIKCRGEMLTPLFHMSEIVIENENLKDTLSLLLKIMKEDMGVVRGMVNLFDSKTGKIFIHDSIGLTEKEEIRGVYSIGEGITGKVVETGEVVVVPRIGDEPDFLNRTKSLRTPADAELSFVCIPIKLGKKVLGAISVERICDKPELLRYDVEILGIIATMIAQAVELYLIDNEESTFLKLENERLKDALKEKFHPSNIIGNSKPMHEVYSLINKISKTKSTVLLLGESGVGKELVASAIHYNSPEASAPFIKFNCAALPESVVESELFGHEKGSFTGADKTRKGRFEDANGGTIFMDEVGELSLPMQAKLLRILQERSFERVGGNSTIKVDIRVIAATNRDLFKMVKEGTFREDLYYRLNVFPILIPPLRERSSDIIILAEYFVSHFVKKFDKEIKRISTTVQEILLSYSWPGNVRELENVIERAVIMSDDNVIHAYDLPLSLQSAMQISTEFKKGLVAKLEVVEYEMIVEALENHRGNVSAAADDLGLTRRILGLRLDKFRIDYRKFKD, encoded by the coding sequence ATGAACACTCAAAAGATCAGAATATCAGTAGGAGAACAACAAATTATCCATTATTGCCATGGTAGAGAATTAGACAATATAATTAAGTGCCGTGGTGAAATGCTTACTCCGTTATTTCACATGAGTGAGATCGTAATTGAGAATGAGAACTTAAAAGACACCTTATCTCTTTTGTTGAAAATAATGAAAGAAGATATGGGTGTAGTAAGAGGTATGGTAAACCTGTTCGATAGCAAGACAGGCAAGATATTTATCCATGATAGCATTGGGCTAACGGAAAAGGAAGAAATTAGAGGAGTTTACTCTATTGGTGAAGGCATAACAGGTAAAGTCGTAGAAACAGGTGAGGTGGTTGTGGTGCCCCGCATAGGCGATGAGCCCGATTTCCTGAACAGGACGAAAAGTCTTAGGACACCTGCCGATGCAGAGCTTTCTTTTGTTTGTATTCCTATTAAACTGGGCAAGAAAGTTCTTGGTGCTATCAGTGTGGAAAGAATATGCGATAAACCGGAATTACTAAGATATGATGTAGAAATTCTGGGAATAATTGCAACTATGATTGCTCAGGCAGTAGAATTATACCTCATTGATAATGAAGAAAGTACCTTTCTGAAATTAGAAAATGAGCGCCTTAAAGATGCACTTAAAGAAAAATTCCATCCATCAAACATCATCGGTAATTCAAAGCCGATGCATGAAGTATATTCATTGATCAACAAAATATCGAAAACTAAATCTACTGTGCTGCTTCTGGGCGAGAGTGGAGTGGGAAAGGAGTTGGTGGCCAGTGCTATACATTACAATAGTCCCGAGGCCAGTGCTCCATTTATAAAGTTTAATTGTGCAGCTTTGCCCGAGAGTGTGGTTGAGAGTGAGCTTTTCGGACACGAAAAGGGATCTTTTACCGGCGCAGATAAGACACGAAAAGGTCGATTTGAAGATGCCAATGGAGGTACAATATTTATGGATGAAGTCGGTGAACTGTCTTTACCCATGCAGGCAAAACTGCTCAGAATTTTACAAGAGCGCTCTTTCGAGCGGGTAGGTGGCAATAGCACAATTAAAGTAGACATTCGGGTTATCGCAGCCACCAACAGAGATTTGTTTAAAATGGTAAAAGAAGGAACGTTCAGAGAAGATTTGTATTATCGTTTGAATGTTTTCCCAATACTCATTCCGCCACTGCGCGAACGAAGCAGCGACATTATAATTCTTGCCGAGTATTTTGTATCACATTTTGTCAAGAAGTTTGATAAAGAAATAAAACGTATTTCAACGACGGTACAAGAAATACTACTTTCCTATTCCTGGCCGGGTAATGTTCGCGAATTAGAAAATGTTATTGAAAGGGCTGTTATTATGTCCGATGATAATGTTATTCATGCCTACGATCTTCCTCTGTCACTTCAATCTGCAATGCAGATCAGTACAGAATTTAAAAAGGGATTAGTTGCAAAACTTGAGGTTGTAGAATACGAAATGATTGTAGAAGCACTGGAAAATCACAGAGGAAATGTATCGGCAGCAGCAGATGATTTAGGATTAACCCGAAGAATTTTGGGGTTGCGTCTAGACAAGTTTAGAATTGATTATAGAAAATTCAAAGACTAA
- a CDS encoding ABC transporter substrate-binding protein has translation MKKQKKYEISSVKDEIIEAIPFGDLAQKPGNVETSLTKDLLNSNSAFPIMSNKEINLETIRYDMPQLKKHKAKIFFVSILPVSIQAAFKSLFAEQFPQYAEEGHGSVFFSGSTYLENVFYNKIETLSSANQFPEILITTDVNSIYHRTSRLLNDRNFETFNQASHSIFSGTNINYASRIFGFIGAEAMVMVVNKAKYETIQPPREWYELLNPALKNSIVFCGDIDFHCNTVFAHYVKEYGYEAVDQLSKNTLLRIHPEEMLSTINSGNKINAAVYVMPYSYAKRIQNTTDYDLIWPVDGAILLPIQVLIRKGAYDKYKEMIRFLMGEEVGKMMEEYGLVSTNPKVKNNFPGSKLNWIGWDFIRNCDMHAMKEDIRRRL, from the coding sequence ATGAAGAAACAAAAGAAGTACGAAATATCCTCCGTAAAGGATGAGATAATTGAGGCTATTCCATTTGGAGATTTAGCGCAGAAGCCGGGCAACGTAGAAACAAGTCTGACTAAAGATTTACTAAACAGTAACTCTGCATTTCCGATTATGTCCAATAAGGAGATAAATCTGGAAACCATACGTTATGATATGCCTCAGTTGAAAAAGCACAAAGCTAAAATATTCTTTGTATCTATTCTGCCTGTGAGCATTCAAGCTGCATTCAAATCATTATTTGCAGAGCAATTTCCCCAGTATGCCGAAGAGGGTCATGGCTCAGTGTTTTTTTCCGGAAGCACTTACCTCGAAAATGTTTTTTATAATAAAATTGAAACCCTGTCGTCGGCCAATCAGTTTCCTGAAATTCTGATAACAACAGATGTCAACAGCATATACCACAGAACCAGTAGATTATTGAACGACAGGAATTTTGAGACTTTCAATCAAGCCTCACACTCAATATTTTCCGGTACAAATATCAATTATGCTTCCCGTATATTCGGTTTTATCGGTGCTGAAGCCATGGTTATGGTAGTGAATAAAGCAAAATACGAAACCATCCAGCCACCGCGGGAATGGTATGAGCTGCTTAACCCCGCTTTGAAGAATAGCATTGTTTTTTGCGGAGACATAGATTTCCATTGCAATACAGTTTTTGCTCATTATGTAAAGGAATACGGATACGAAGCTGTTGACCAGCTGTCGAAAAATACCTTATTACGGATTCACCCCGAAGAAATGCTGTCAACCATTAATTCTGGAAATAAAATTAATGCAGCAGTATATGTAATGCCTTATTCCTATGCCAAAAGAATACAGAATACTACAGACTACGATTTGATTTGGCCTGTAGACGGTGCTATTTTATTGCCTATCCAGGTATTGATAAGAAAAGGAGCTTATGATAAGTATAAAGAAATGATCCGTTTCCTCATGGGAGAAGAAGTTGGAAAAATGATGGAGGAATATGGTCTGGTATCTACCAATCCAAAAGTAAAAAACAACTTCCCCGGATCAAAACTGAACTGGATAGGATGGGACTTCATTCGAAATTGTGACATGCATGCCATGAAAGAAGATATCCGAAGGCGACTTTAA
- a CDS encoding Fe-only nitrogenase accessory AnfO family protein, which produces MKIAIFVDKFGRVLPFFSTGVVEVYSDESGYWKCIRQVPMVFGSEPSMNEVLRNIRMLISEFDGCDLLVVENVQGIANSYLSDFHIGVWKVKGLFLDESLLNHIKQEVGKAIAEQEQNRIVAAPTLVGKEEDAVYELDLATLIDCDASLSSKSVLIPFLQSVNFRELIIICRQSPKWLEQSMELFQLSSIVDEMGDGILCLTLIPIDFNTGLEIRKSADTTFINSLDDSCSSFGCNSVGVCAPQPIENK; this is translated from the coding sequence ATGAAAATAGCGATTTTTGTTGATAAATTCGGACGTGTATTGCCTTTTTTCTCAACAGGTGTTGTAGAAGTATACTCCGATGAAAGCGGTTACTGGAAGTGTATTCGTCAGGTTCCGATGGTTTTTGGTTCAGAGCCGAGTATGAATGAGGTGCTCCGAAATATAAGGATGCTCATTTCAGAATTTGATGGGTGTGATTTGCTGGTTGTCGAAAATGTTCAGGGCATTGCCAATTCGTATTTGTCTGATTTTCATATAGGTGTTTGGAAGGTTAAAGGATTATTTCTTGATGAAAGTTTACTGAATCATATTAAGCAGGAAGTTGGAAAAGCAATAGCGGAGCAGGAGCAGAACCGGATAGTTGCAGCACCTACGCTTGTTGGTAAAGAAGAAGATGCAGTTTATGAACTGGACTTAGCCACTTTGATAGACTGTGATGCTTCGCTCAGTTCGAAAAGCGTGCTTATTCCGTTTTTACAAAGCGTTAATTTTCGGGAGCTGATCATTATTTGCAGGCAAAGTCCTAAATGGCTTGAGCAATCTATGGAACTTTTTCAACTCTCATCGATAGTCGACGAAATGGGTGATGGTATTCTTTGCCTCACGTTGATTCCCATAGATTTCAACACAGGTTTGGAGATTCGGAAATCTGCCGATACAACATTTATAAACAGTTTGGATGACTCTTGTTCCTCATTCGGTTGTAATAGCGTCGGGGTATGTGCGCCGCAACCTATTGAAAATAAATAA
- a CDS encoding Fe-only nitrogenase accessory AnfO family protein, translating into MKIAVFINDYNQILPFYSSGIVEIYSDDASKWECINQIPFDMTFQRDLADVQLKINMLTSEFEDCNLLIVENIKGLPTALLQEKGIGIWKFSGLFLPELLDFVQKELTKALVKPEVVTVRPILIGREQDAEYEIDLAAILEESSGLNSMDILIPFMKETSFRKLRIKCTHLPKWFNKVIEAFQLVSELEKIESELFIATVKPAVWGEDISFRQCVHIPGMGGGCSSGGC; encoded by the coding sequence ATGAAAATAGCAGTATTTATAAACGATTACAATCAGATACTTCCTTTCTATAGTTCAGGAATAGTGGAGATCTATTCCGATGATGCATCAAAATGGGAATGTATAAATCAGATTCCGTTTGATATGACATTTCAACGAGATTTAGCAGATGTACAACTAAAGATAAATATGCTGACTTCTGAATTTGAAGATTGTAACTTGCTCATTGTCGAAAATATAAAAGGGCTTCCAACGGCTTTATTGCAGGAAAAAGGAATCGGTATATGGAAATTTAGTGGGCTATTTTTGCCTGAATTGCTTGATTTCGTTCAAAAGGAATTGACAAAAGCTCTTGTAAAACCTGAAGTCGTGACTGTGCGTCCTATCTTGATTGGGCGTGAGCAGGATGCCGAATATGAGATTGACTTAGCAGCAATATTAGAAGAAAGTTCGGGACTCAATTCGATGGATATTTTAATTCCGTTTATGAAAGAAACCAGTTTCCGGAAACTTCGAATAAAATGCACCCATCTTCCTAAATGGTTCAATAAAGTTATTGAAGCTTTTCAATTAGTATCAGAATTAGAAAAAATTGAATCAGAGCTTTTTATAGCTACTGTAAAACCAGCTGTTTGGGGTGAAGATATAAGCTTTAGACAATGCGTGCATATTCCCGGAATGGGAGGTGGTTGTTCATCGGGTGGTTGCTAA
- a CDS encoding pyridoxamine 5'-phosphate oxidase family protein, whose protein sequence is MQGRMKEHPLSEEEISALLVSQSVGNLGTVSLEGFPYITPVHYVVIEGKIYIHGLCVGQKIDYLKANPKIGFEVFKMNGLIHDPELPCDTNTDYQSVIILGIAKLVDDDALKIQVLDEVVKKFTPQHTGKSYPPAMLKATGVIEITPAVTTGKYFK, encoded by the coding sequence ATGCAAGGACGAATGAAAGAACATCCTCTGTCGGAAGAGGAAATAAGTGCTTTACTTGTAAGCCAATCAGTTGGGAATTTAGGAACGGTTTCACTTGAAGGTTTTCCGTATATCACCCCCGTACATTACGTGGTAATAGAAGGTAAAATATATATTCATGGTTTGTGTGTAGGACAAAAAATCGATTATTTGAAAGCTAATCCTAAAATTGGTTTTGAAGTATTCAAAATGAATGGATTAATACACGATCCGGAACTTCCGTGCGATACGAATACCGATTATCAGAGTGTTATCATTTTAGGTATAGCAAAACTCGTAGACGATGATGCACTAAAAATACAGGTGTTGGATGAAGTGGTAAAGAAATTTACCCCGCAGCATACCGGTAAATCCTATCCGCCTGCAATGCTTAAAGCAACCGGAGTAATAGAAATAACTCCAGCAGTAACAACAGGGAAATACTTTAAATAG
- the anfK gene encoding Fe-only nitrogenase subunit beta, with amino-acid sequence MSCSIKVKDRVGTINPIFTCQPAGAQYVSIGVKDCIGLVHGGQGCVMFVRLTMSQHFKESFELASSSVHEDAAVFGALHRVEQGVDVLLMRYPELKVIPIITTCSTEVIGDDVDGVVSKLEAGLLKTKYPDREVHLIPIHTPSFVGSQISGYDVAVKAFVEHFAKKEAEKNGKINLITGWVNPADVTELKALLAEMKVDATVLFEIETFDSPIMPDGNHVSHGETTIADLQSTANAIGTIALNKYEGAKAAQYLENEFDVPAIIGPTPIGIRNTDTFLANVKKMTGKAIPESLVRKRGIALDAIADVSHMFLAGKKVAIYGNPDLVIGLAEYCIDLEMEPVLLLLGDDNGGYKTDQRIVNMLDNLAFEMEVITNADFWELEDRIKNKGLKLDLILGHSKGRFIPIDYNIPMVRVGYPVYDRAGGFRHPVVGYEGAIWLAEEMANHIFTDMEYKHNKEWVLNVW; translated from the coding sequence ATGAGTTGCAGTATAAAAGTAAAAGATAGAGTCGGAACCATTAATCCGATTTTCACTTGCCAACCGGCCGGTGCTCAGTATGTAAGTATAGGTGTAAAAGATTGTATCGGTCTCGTCCACGGAGGTCAGGGCTGTGTAATGTTTGTGCGTCTTACCATGTCGCAACATTTTAAGGAAAGTTTTGAGTTAGCCTCATCTTCTGTTCACGAAGATGCAGCTGTATTCGGTGCGCTACACCGCGTAGAACAAGGGGTGGACGTATTGTTGATGCGTTATCCCGAATTGAAAGTTATTCCTATTATCACCACCTGCTCTACCGAGGTAATCGGAGATGATGTGGACGGTGTTGTTTCAAAACTGGAAGCCGGTCTTTTGAAAACCAAATACCCTGATCGTGAAGTGCATCTTATTCCTATCCACACTCCTAGTTTTGTGGGCAGTCAGATAAGCGGCTACGATGTGGCTGTGAAAGCTTTTGTAGAACATTTTGCAAAAAAAGAAGCCGAAAAGAATGGTAAAATCAACCTCATCACAGGCTGGGTAAACCCTGCCGATGTGACTGAGCTAAAAGCTTTACTGGCTGAAATGAAGGTGGATGCTACCGTTTTGTTCGAAATCGAAACTTTCGATTCGCCTATTATGCCTGATGGCAACCACGTGTCGCATGGCGAAACAACCATTGCTGATTTGCAAAGCACGGCCAACGCCATTGGAACGATAGCGCTGAATAAATATGAAGGTGCCAAAGCAGCACAATATCTCGAAAATGAGTTTGATGTTCCGGCTATCATTGGGCCTACTCCGATAGGTATTCGCAATACAGACACATTTCTGGCTAATGTAAAGAAAATGACAGGCAAAGCTATTCCTGAATCGTTGGTTCGCAAGCGTGGAATTGCACTAGATGCCATTGCCGATGTGTCTCATATGTTTTTAGCCGGGAAAAAAGTGGCTATTTACGGAAATCCTGATTTGGTGATCGGATTGGCCGAATACTGCATTGATCTGGAAATGGAACCTGTTTTATTGCTTTTGGGCGACGATAACGGTGGTTACAAAACCGATCAACGGATTGTAAATATGCTTGATAATTTAGCCTTCGAGATGGAAGTGATAACCAATGCCGATTTTTGGGAACTGGAAGATCGTATCAAAAACAAAGGTTTGAAATTGGATTTGATTTTGGGTCATTCCAAAGGACGATTTATACCTATCGATTACAATATCCCAATGGTGCGTGTGGGCTATCCGGTTTACGACCGCGCAGGAGGTTTCCGTCATCCGGTGGTAGGATACGAAGGTGCTATTTGGTTAGCCGAAGAAATGGCAAACCACATTTTTACCGACATGGAATACAAACACAACAAAGAGTGGGTGTTGAATGTGTGGTGA
- the anfG gene encoding Fe-only nitrogenase subunit delta has product MNKNLAEEKMAQLEWYITKHCLWQYNSRGWDRLIQNERILTKTKQLLRGENAKDDDTTADRYYWSEAKSLQLAFTKYFPWVAETSNEDIAQILDLLKERMDHTMVHASLNQELTKEQY; this is encoded by the coding sequence ATGAATAAAAATCTTGCCGAAGAAAAAATGGCTCAATTAGAATGGTATATTACCAAACACTGTTTATGGCAATATAATTCACGCGGTTGGGACAGGTTAATTCAAAATGAACGAATTCTGACCAAAACAAAGCAATTACTTCGTGGAGAAAATGCCAAAGACGACGACACAACAGCTGACAGGTATTACTGGAGTGAAGCAAAGTCTTTGCAATTAGCATTTACTAAATATTTCCCCTGGGTGGCTGAAACTTCGAATGAAGATATTGCACAGATTCTTGACTTACTAAAAGAACGAATGGATCATACTATGGTTCACGCTTCTTTGAATCAGGAGCTTACAAAGGAACAGTATTAA
- the anfD gene encoding nitrogenase iron-iron protein, alpha chain, which translates to MPYHQFKVSECLPERLHHAVDKGAGEDLTDALPLGYLNTIPGTISERGCAYCGAKHVIGTPMKDVIHLSHGPVGCTYDTWQTKRYISDDGNFQLKYTFASDMKEAHVVFGAEKMLKKNIAEAFKAFPNINSMTLYQTCASALIGDDINAIAEEIMEEMPGKKVFVCNSPGFAGPSQSGGHHKINLAWLNQMVGTAEPEIWSKYVINYIGEYNIQGDQEIMRDYFYRMGIQILATFTGNGRFDDLRCLHKAQLNVLECARSAEYICDELRVRYGIPRMDIDGFGFEATADSLRKIGYFFGIEDKAEQIIAEEYARWKPELDWYAARLQGVKMCLWPGGSKLWHWAHMLKTEMGINVVSVYTKFGHQGDMEKGVSRCEPGTLAIDDPNELESVEAMYELEPDLIMTGKRPGEVAKKIRVPYLNVHGYHNGPYKGFEGWVRLAKDIYNCVYSPAHSLVHLDISKDEIPTDRGFATRQTLSDVHLSDEIKNSTELREYTGDYDPIPRLRKKLDDNPYTFPDPVTGEWRTVPVEKLKKNAVVDVE; encoded by the coding sequence ATGCCATATCATCAATTTAAAGTCAGCGAGTGTCTCCCCGAGCGCCTGCATCACGCGGTCGACAAGGGGGCTGGCGAAGATCTAACCGACGCATTGCCGTTGGGATATCTGAACACTATTCCGGGGACAATATCGGAAAGAGGTTGTGCCTACTGTGGTGCAAAGCACGTGATAGGAACACCTATGAAGGATGTGATTCACCTGAGTCACGGTCCGGTGGGTTGTACATACGACACCTGGCAGACAAAACGTTACATCAGCGACGACGGCAATTTTCAGCTGAAATACACTTTCGCTTCGGATATGAAAGAGGCACACGTTGTGTTTGGAGCCGAAAAAATGCTGAAGAAAAACATTGCTGAAGCTTTTAAGGCCTTCCCTAATATCAACAGTATGACCCTGTATCAAACCTGTGCATCAGCGCTTATCGGAGATGATATCAATGCCATTGCCGAGGAAATAATGGAAGAAATGCCGGGAAAGAAAGTATTTGTGTGCAATTCTCCGGGTTTTGCCGGTCCGAGCCAGTCGGGTGGTCACCATAAAATCAACCTGGCCTGGTTGAACCAAATGGTGGGTACAGCCGAACCAGAAATTTGGAGCAAATATGTAATAAACTATATTGGGGAGTATAACATTCAGGGTGATCAGGAAATTATGCGCGATTATTTCTATCGCATGGGCATACAGATTTTGGCCACTTTCACCGGCAATGGTCGGTTTGATGACCTGCGCTGTTTGCATAAAGCGCAGCTAAACGTATTGGAATGTGCCCGTTCGGCAGAATATATTTGCGACGAATTGCGCGTACGTTATGGAATTCCACGCATGGATATCGATGGTTTTGGATTTGAAGCCACAGCCGATTCGTTGCGTAAGATTGGTTATTTCTTTGGTATTGAAGATAAAGCCGAACAAATTATTGCCGAAGAATATGCCCGCTGGAAACCGGAGCTGGACTGGTACGCAGCTCGCTTGCAAGGTGTAAAAATGTGTTTATGGCCTGGTGGATCGAAACTTTGGCATTGGGCGCATATGTTGAAAACCGAAATGGGCATCAACGTGGTATCCGTTTACACTAAATTTGGTCATCAGGGTGATATGGAAAAAGGCGTTTCGCGTTGTGAGCCGGGTACACTGGCCATCGATGACCCGAATGAGCTGGAAAGTGTAGAAGCTATGTACGAGCTGGAACCGGACCTGATTATGACGGGTAAACGCCCTGGTGAAGTAGCTAAGAAAATACGGGTTCCATACCTGAATGTTCATGGTTATCACAATGGTCCTTACAAAGGCTTTGAAGGTTGGGTTCGTTTGGCTAAGGATATTTACAACTGCGTTTACTCGCCTGCTCATAGTCTGGTACATTTAGATATAAGCAAAGATGAGATTCCAACAGACCGCGGTTTTGCAACCAGACAAACTTTGTCGGACGTTCATCTGAGCGATGAAATAAAAAACTCAACAGAACTCAGAGAGTACACCGGCGACTACGATCCCATTCCTCGATTGCGAAAAAAACTGGATGATAATCCGTATACTTTCCCCGATCCTGTTACAGGCGAATGGAGAACCGTTCCGGTAGAAAAGCTGAAAAAGAATGCTGTAGTTGATGTTGAATAA
- a CDS encoding P-II family nitrogen regulator gives MKEIIAFIRSSKMNATKKILDELNVSSVTAIPVLGRGNQRGLNPVLAGIDISKDAIVKGNITGMKFVPKRMLVIVAKDEEVNLIVDALVKVNKTGFIGDGKIFVCPTDNAMRIRTKESGDTAL, from the coding sequence ATGAAAGAAATAATTGCCTTCATACGCTCCAGCAAAATGAATGCTACCAAGAAAATTCTGGATGAACTCAATGTATCTTCTGTAACAGCAATTCCTGTATTGGGACGAGGAAATCAAAGAGGATTAAATCCGGTACTTGCAGGCATAGATATCAGCAAAGATGCAATAGTTAAAGGAAACATAACAGGAATGAAATTCGTACCTAAACGAATGCTCGTGATTGTTGCAAAAGACGAAGAGGTTAATCTCATTGTTGATGCTCTGGTGAAAGTAAACAAAACAGGATTTATAGGTGATGGAAAAATTTTTGTTTGCCCAACCGACAATGCGATGAGAATCAGAACAAAAGAAAGTGGAGATACCGCTTTGTAG
- a CDS encoding P-II family nitrogen regulator, producing the protein MKMIRAIVRPEMADNVTEGLAEAGFYSLTKMPVFGRGKQKGLTVGNTHYDELPKMLIIIVAEDKSVDEVLKVIQYKAYTGSEGDGKIFISPVDSSLTVRTGSKEL; encoded by the coding sequence ATGAAAATGATTAGAGCAATTGTTCGCCCGGAAATGGCGGACAACGTGACGGAAGGTTTAGCAGAAGCAGGTTTTTATTCACTTACAAAGATGCCTGTTTTCGGTAGAGGTAAACAAAAAGGATTAACGGTTGGAAACACTCACTACGACGAATTACCAAAGATGCTTATTATCATCGTGGCTGAAGATAAATCGGTAGACGAAGTGCTGAAAGTTATTCAATATAAAGCCTACACAGGAAGCGAGGGTGATGGAAAAATTTTCATCTCTCCTGTAGATAGTAGTCTGACAGTGAGAACCGGATCGAAAGAACTCTAA
- the nifH gene encoding nitrogenase iron protein produces the protein MKKIAFYGKGGIGKSTTQQNTAAAMAYFHDQKVFIHGCDPKADSTRMILGGMNQKTIMDTLRDDGAELVTVDKVVSSGFGGIKCTESGGPEPGVGCAGRGVITAIDLMEAQGAYTPELNYVFYDVLGDVVCGGFAMPIRDGKAQEVYIVVSGEMMAVYAANNICKGLVKYAKQSGVRLGGLVCNSRKVDKEREFIEEFATAIGTQMIHFVPRDNIVQKAEFNKKTVIEYDEKCNQAHEYSELARKIIANDNFVVPKPLTMPELEAMVVKYGIAE, from the coding sequence ATGAAAAAGATTGCTTTTTATGGAAAAGGTGGAATCGGAAAGTCTACCACCCAACAGAACACAGCGGCCGCAATGGCTTACTTTCATGATCAAAAAGTATTTATTCACGGCTGCGATCCAAAAGCCGACTCGACCCGTATGATTTTGGGCGGTATGAATCAGAAAACTATTATGGATACACTGCGCGACGATGGTGCAGAGTTAGTAACTGTCGACAAAGTTGTAAGTTCAGGATTTGGCGGAATTAAGTGTACCGAGTCAGGTGGACCGGAGCCGGGTGTAGGATGCGCCGGACGTGGTGTAATAACTGCTATCGATTTGATGGAAGCTCAGGGAGCTTATACTCCTGAACTAAACTACGTTTTCTACGATGTTTTAGGTGACGTTGTTTGCGGTGGTTTTGCCATGCCTATTCGCGATGGTAAAGCTCAGGAAGTATACATTGTGGTTTCCGGCGAAATGATGGCCGTGTATGCTGCCAACAATATTTGCAAGGGGTTGGTGAAATATGCTAAGCAAAGTGGTGTACGCTTGGGCGGACTCGTTTGTAACAGTCGTAAAGTAGACAAAGAACGTGAGTTTATTGAAGAATTTGCAACGGCCATAGGCACTCAAATGATACACTTTGTACCACGTGATAATATTGTTCAAAAAGCAGAGTTTAACAAGAAAACTGTTATTGAGTATGATGAAAAATGTAATCAGGCTCATGAGTACAGTGAATTGGCCAGAAAAATTATAGCCAACGATAATTTTGTAGTACCTAAACCCCTTACAATGCCGGAGCTTGAAGCCATGGTAGTGAAATATGGTATTGCCGAATAA